The candidate division WOR-3 bacterium genomic interval GCACCAGAATTTTACGAAGTGTATAAGAAAGTTGTTGAGACCGCACAAAAGAAAAAATAATATAATGTTATCTGATTGGAAATTTAACAAAAAGAAATAATGATTATATGCGAAAAGAAATTCGTTTAGCAGGCACAGGCGGTCAGGGATTAATCTTAGCTGGTGTCATTATTGCCGAAGCCGCAGGTGTTTACGAAGGCAAAAAAGTAATCCAAACCCAAAGTTATGGTCCAGAAGCGCGCGGTGGTGCTTCGAAATCTGATGTTATCATTTCTACTGAAGAAATTTTATACCCGAAACCACGCAAAATAGATATCCTCGCTTGCCTTTCTCAAAAAGCCTGTGACGCTTACTTGAAAGATTTAAAAGATAATGGCATTGTAATTTTTGATAGTTTTTATGTTAAGCGATGTCTCGCACAAGTTTGTTTTGGCCTGCCTTTATCCCAAACGACTCGTCAAAGATTCGGTCGGGAAATATTTACCAATATAGTCTTATTGGGTGCCATCTCAGAAATTACGAAGATAGTTAGTATTGATTCGCTCAAAAAAGCATTACAACATCGTGTGCCACCAGCAACCATTGAATCAAATCTCCAAGCCTTAGAACTTGGCGTTGAAATTGCTAAAAGCCAAGCTCAGACTATTTGATAATCTTATTCTAATCTTATGGTTCAATTACCATTTAACTACTAATAATTAAAAATGGCTTCAATTTGATTTAATAAAATTATTAGATGCAAGTTCTTGCTTTTATTTTGGCTGGGGGGCAAGGCGAAAGACTTTATCCTTTAACCAAGGATCGGGCTAAACCGGCGGTTCCCTTTGGTGGTATTTATCGCATTATCGATTTTACACTTTCTAACTGTCTTAATTCTCGGTTAAAACGAATCTTTGTGCTTACTCAGTATAAATCATTTGCCTTAGAAAAGCATATTTATGCGGGCTGGGATGTGTTTGTACCTGAATTAGGCGAATTTATCCATTGTTTACCTCCACAGAAACGAATTGAAAGTGACTGGTATCTTGGCACTGCAGATGCAGTTTATCAGAATCTCTATTCTTTAAAAAATGCTCCCGCGGATTATGTTTTTATTCTATCTGGTGACCACATTTATAAGATGGACTATCGCAAGATGTTGCGGTATCATCGCCGGCATAATGCGGATATGACTATTGCGCTTTATGAGGTTCCAATTCAGGAAGCCCATCGTTTTGGTGTCTTAGAAATCGATAAAAATTATCGGATTATTGGCTTTCAAGAAAAACCCAAAGACCCAAAACCAATGCCGGATAAACCAGATAAGGCATTGATTTCAATGGGAGTTTATCTTTTCAATACACCAGCATTAGTTTCAACACTAATGGTCGATGCTGAAGATGCTAAATCGACTCATGATTTCGGACGCGATATAATTCCGAAAATGATTAAAGGTTATAAAGTATTCGGTTATCCATTTGTTGACGAGAACCGAAGTTGGATAAAATATTGGCGGGATGTTGGAACGATTGATGATTATTATTCCGCCCATATGGATTTAGTTTCAGTTGAACCAATCTTTAATCTTTATGACAAACGTTGGCCGATTAGAACTGCACAATACACCTATCCACCAGCAAAGACTGTTTTTGATGATACCAAATCTGGCCGCGTTGGTCTTGCAATAAACAGTTTAGTCTCAAACGGCGCAATTATTAGTGGCGGTCGAGTGGAGCGCTCCGTAATCTCGCCTTTAGTCAAGGTAAACTCTTTTGCCGAGGTCACAGAATCAATTTTAATGGAAGGTGTTCAAGTTGGCAGATACGCCAAAATTCGGCGAGCGATTATTGACAAACGCGTAAAAATACCTGAACGCATGACCATTGGCTATAATCTTGAGGAAGACCGAAAAAGATTTTTCGTTACTGAATCAGGTATCGTCGTAATTCCTAAAGAAAAGCAAATATAATAATGATTATTGACATAATCTTAGAGATAACCGGAAAAGATTTTTTGTCACTGAATCAAGAATAGTAATAATACCTAATATGATAAGTGCCTAATTATAAATGCTAATGACTAATGGCTAACACAGTTCAACCTTACATTTCCCAACTTCTTAACCCACAATTTTGGGGAAGTGATGTTAAAGAAGTCCGATTGATTCAAACCCATACCTCATGGGTGTTTCTCACCGGTAAATACGCCTACAAAATAAAAAAACCGGTCTTTTTTGGCTTCTTAGATTATACCAGCATATCCGCACGTGAATATTTCTGCAATGAAGAATTCCGCATCAATCAAAAATTATCGCCCGAGATTTATTATGGCATAATTCCAATTTATCGAAAAGGCAATCTAATCACAATAACTTCAGATAACGACCCTTCTTATGAAATTATTGATTATGCTATTAAAATGGCCGAATTGCCTCAAGAAGCGATTATGACTTATCGTTTGCAAAACAATCAAGTCACCTATTCAACCATTGCTAAAATTGCCGAAACAATTGCTCGATTTCACAACGAAACAGAAACCCAAGAATCGATTCGTAAATTTGGTAGTTTAGAAATTATCAAGTATAATTGGGATGAGAATTTTGCTCAGACTGAAGAATTTCGAAACATCACAATTAGTAAAAAGATATTCTCAAGAATTCAGCAATCTGTAGAGAAGTTTATGACGGAAAATCAGAAGTTATTCAACCGACGGCTCGAAGATAATAAAATCAAACAATGTCATGGTGATTTACATTCTCGAAATATCTTTGTCACCAATAAGGTTTATATTTTTGATTGTTTGGAATTCAACCCTCGTTTTGCCTGTTCGGATGTTGCTTCCGAAGTAGCATTTTTTGTTATGGACTTAGAATTCTATAACCATAAGGAATTAGCCGACTTCTTTATCGCTCGATACTTACATTATACGAAAGATTGGGAAATGCTGAAACTTTTAGATTTTTATAAATGTTATCGGGCTTATGTGCGTGGCAAAGTAACAAGTTTTAATCTCAAGGATCCGGGTATTTCTAATCAAGATAAAAAACAAGCCCAGACAACTGCTCAATCTTATTTTGAATTAGCCTTCACATATGCTCAAAATCTTTTTACCAAACCAAAATTAATTATGATAATGGGACTTCCTGGTGTCGGTAAAACCTATTTAGCACAACATCTATCTAAGGAGATTCAAGCCTATCACTTATGCACGGATATAATTCGCAAAGAAATAACTAACACGCCCATTGAAGTGCATCGTTTTGAAGGTTATGGCAAAGGAATTTATACCTTTGAAGTTTCTAAACAGACTTATGAAGAAATGTATCACCGCACGGTTAATTACCTTAAGCAAAACAGAACTTGTATTGTCGATGCGACCTTCTCTTTGCAAAAATCAAGAGATGAAGTAAAAGCAATTGCGAAAAAGACAAAAGTCCCTTTAATTACAATTAATGCAGTATGTCCGGAACCAATAGTAATGGCACGAATGAAGAAACGGGAAAATGAATTTTCTTTATCTGATGCTACCCCAGAAATCTACTACAAAATCAAAGAAAATTTTAATAAGATAAAATCTCGGAAAAATTATTTAGAAATTGATACATCAAAATCACTAACCCGAAATATTCAAAAAATAAAAAAACTACTTAAAAAACTCAGTAGTTAACGAATCGCCATTAACAGAGAACGGTTAGTCCAAATATGTATCCCAACCAATACTATTTTATAAGCGATGTTCATTTAGGTATACCCAATCGAATACATAAAAATAAACTGTTAAATTTTTTCAAACGGCTTAAAGCCCAAACAACAGACCAACAATCCAAAATTCATCTGTTTATTTTAGGCGACTTGTTTGAATTTTGGGCAGTCTTGGCTTTAACTACACATAAAAAAATAATCGAAAACAACATCATCCTAAAAGAACTTCGGCAACTAAAAGCAGTCGGTATAAAAATATATTTTTTGCCTGGAAACCATGATTACCACTTAAAAGAGACTTTTCAGCAAAAGTTTGAATTTACGGTTCTTGATAAGTTCAATCCAATATCACTCAATAACAAACAGGTCTATCTCGGGCATGGCGAAGAAATTAACTCGTCCGGTTTTTCTTCTATGACCTTAAAAATTTATCGTTCTCAAATACCTCTATTATTATTCTCTTTAATCGGTCTGGAATTAGCCTTTATTTTTAGTAAAATTCTTTCTAATTTTAGCAGCCGGTTAAGATTTCAGACGGGTTTAGATAATAAGTTTCTAAAATTTGCTCAAAAGAAAATATCCCAAGAGAATTATGATATCGTAATTTTGTCGCACACGCATAAGCCCAGATTAGAAAAAATAGGTCAAGGATATTATCTAAACACCGGTGATTGGATTAATAATTTCAGTTATGGCATCTTAAATCAAAACAAACTATCCCTGGAGAGATTTAGTTAGCGCAAACACAACTTGCATTGGGTTACGAAAAGTAAAAATCTCATGGAAAATTCTGCATCCAACAGAAATTCTATTCTGAATCTATTCAATGTCATTATGAAAGTACGAATTGTTTAAATTTATCAAATAATCTTCACTCAAATGATTTTACTCATTAACACAATTTTTCCCAGATGTCATTCTAAATTTAATTCAGCATCTCTGAAGTGATTTCAGGGTAAATCCTTGATTTCGTATGTCTATTTTAAATACGAAGCAGAGGCGAAATAGAGCGAAGTCAATTTATTTCACAAATCTTTAAATATTTGCTGAGATTAATAAGGATTACAAAAGAGAACCGTTCCGTTTATCCGATTATATGCCTTATTTAATGTTTGCCAAAATCTTATCAACTTTCTCTCTCCATGGCCGCCAGTCACCTGCGTAAATCTTTTCAAAATGTAATACATATTCTTTTATATTTTCTTCTTGATTTTTTAATAATTTTTTTAGAAGTTTTTCAGTCCCCGCTATCTGACTCCCCAAATACCACGCTCCTTGATTAAACTTTAAGGGATTTATTTTGTTATCAACACATATTTTGCAAATGTCATAAATGAACTTGACATCATCATCGACATCTTGCTTTCTATGTTTAGGAAACCCTAATTTTTTATAAAACCCTTGTGGAGGATTTTCTTCGCTTAATTCTAATATTTTTGCGAAGGCTCGAACCTACATATCAATTGGTTGTAGAAAACATAATTGTTCTAAATTCCATTCCGATATATCAATATTACTGAAGTCCACAATGTCTCGTAAGAAAAATGCCGCTATTTTAGAACTAACACCGGTAATACCCATTAACATATTATATTCTTCAGAAACACGTCCTGCCAATAGTGATTGATAAATTGCCTTGAAATTAAAAACTTCATCTGCGGATTTTCTATATTTGTTTTTTTGAGTATCGCGGATTTAATTTTTTATTTGATTGCAGGCGAATTTTTTGGGGTGGAAGGCATAAGTGATTCGAATCTATTTTAGATTTCTTCTTTGTACTCGTTTAATTCAGGTGAAAATTCTTATATACAGTGTGCGGCCAAAACAAAAAAAACGACTTGGACACATTAGCCCTCCCACCATATGCATATTTAAAAAACAATTTCAATGCTTCTTTTTCAACCTCAATTATATTAGATAGGCTTATTTTCGGTGTAAAACAAAATTGGAACATTTTCTAATAGTTTCATTTTATTAATAATTTCGTCGGTCATAATTTCTCCTTTTTTCCTTGAGTACTTATATTTGCTATTATCTTTTTCTATTTTTTCGATTCCACTATCATCTGCTCAATCAATCTAATCTGTAGTTTTATACAATAAATTTATGGTGCGGCGCCAAGACCTGTTTCACATATCCATTATAATTAAATCTCATAAACTGTATAGTATCTCTTGGACACATTGCATTATCCATTTTTATCAAAAGTCAATATTTGATAAAAATCGCTTTTTATCCTTAATCGAATTCAGAACTTAAAGGATTTTCCATATAAAGTTTCTGATGTTCTAATTAAATTTCCAACAGATTTTCTGGCTGGTTTTTTTATACATAATCTATCCAAGTTTTTCCAATGATAATTGATATAAAATGTAAAAGGGTTTTTAATAGTGGTCAATACAGTTCTAAAGGTTATCTATTTAATATAGATGCTTGAA includes:
- the glgC gene encoding glucose-1-phosphate adenylyltransferase, with translation MQVLAFILAGGQGERLYPLTKDRAKPAVPFGGIYRIIDFTLSNCLNSRLKRIFVLTQYKSFALEKHIYAGWDVFVPELGEFIHCLPPQKRIESDWYLGTADAVYQNLYSLKNAPADYVFILSGDHIYKMDYRKMLRYHRRHNADMTIALYEVPIQEAHRFGVLEIDKNYRIIGFQEKPKDPKPMPDKPDKALISMGVYLFNTPALVSTLMVDAEDAKSTHDFGRDIIPKMIKGYKVFGYPFVDENRSWIKYWRDVGTIDDYYSAHMDLVSVEPIFNLYDKRWPIRTAQYTYPPAKTVFDDTKSGRVGLAINSLVSNGAIISGGRVERSVISPLVKVNSFAEVTESILMEGVQVGRYAKIRRAIIDKRVKIPERMTIGYNLEEDRKRFFVTESGIVVIPKEKQI
- a CDS encoding 2-oxoacid:acceptor oxidoreductase family protein, which gives rise to MRKEIRLAGTGGQGLILAGVIIAEAAGVYEGKKVIQTQSYGPEARGGASKSDVIISTEEILYPKPRKIDILACLSQKACDAYLKDLKDNGIVIFDSFYVKRCLAQVCFGLPLSQTTRQRFGREIFTNIVLLGAISEITKIVSIDSLKKALQHRVPPATIESNLQALELGVEIAKSQAQTI
- a CDS encoding AAA family ATPase — protein: MANTVQPYISQLLNPQFWGSDVKEVRLIQTHTSWVFLTGKYAYKIKKPVFFGFLDYTSISAREYFCNEEFRINQKLSPEIYYGIIPIYRKGNLITITSDNDPSYEIIDYAIKMAELPQEAIMTYRLQNNQVTYSTIAKIAETIARFHNETETQESIRKFGSLEIIKYNWDENFAQTEEFRNITISKKIFSRIQQSVEKFMTENQKLFNRRLEDNKIKQCHGDLHSRNIFVTNKVYIFDCLEFNPRFACSDVASEVAFFVMDLEFYNHKELADFFIARYLHYTKDWEMLKLLDFYKCYRAYVRGKVTSFNLKDPGISNQDKKQAQTTAQSYFELAFTYAQNLFTKPKLIMIMGLPGVGKTYLAQHLSKEIQAYHLCTDIIRKEITNTPIEVHRFEGYGKGIYTFEVSKQTYEEMYHRTVNYLKQNRTCIVDATFSLQKSRDEVKAIAKKTKVPLITINAVCPEPIVMARMKKRENEFSLSDATPEIYYKIKENFNKIKSRKNYLEIDTSKSLTRNIQKIKKLLKKLSS
- a CDS encoding UDP-2,3-diacylglucosamine diphosphatase — protein: MYPNQYYFISDVHLGIPNRIHKNKLLNFFKRLKAQTTDQQSKIHLFILGDLFEFWAVLALTTHKKIIENNIILKELRQLKAVGIKIYFLPGNHDYHLKETFQQKFEFTVLDKFNPISLNNKQVYLGHGEEINSSGFSSMTLKIYRSQIPLLLFSLIGLELAFIFSKILSNFSSRLRFQTGLDNKFLKFAQKKISQENYDIVILSHTHKPRLEKIGQGYYLNTGDWINNFSYGILNQNKLSLERFS